One Labeo rohita strain BAU-BD-2019 unplaced genomic scaffold, IGBB_LRoh.1.0 scaffold_555, whole genome shotgun sequence genomic window carries:
- the LOC127161130 gene encoding butyrophilin subfamily 1 member A1-like, whose product MNTQHTNRNNEQYEVVGPADAVLAVAGEDVILPCSVKPNISVVDMRVEWFRLNSEGSQVHLYDNHEDRNTDQSQSYRGRTKLNHQELQRGNTSLKLSSVRVSDEGLYKCFIQSKSWYDDATVNVRVEAVGRPPVITVDGFDHSGGLHLQCESEGWNPEPDLEWLNSEGISLSSETTEMQRKIDGFSVKHTITVHERDSKIHCRFKLKHHMRETLMITTSNMFNSWRTSVILISVFVVLSVIAGILIAVFAHKNEEHIQLQREHSQLQNEHSRLQDEKRRIQHERDQLLKTILPIALIYLKTDKVNVILDADTAHPQLIVSDDGKQVRSGNTQKKVDGGKDRFTEYLGVVGKDGFSSGCFYFEVQVKEQTKWDLGVTRESVNRKGLISLSPDNGYWTVGLRNGKYSACDSSVVSLSLSVDPQRVGVFVNYEKGLVCFYDVESMSHIYTYTDQCFNEKLYPFVSLGYMAYWWNVNSTPLIICDDY is encoded by the exons ATGAACACTCAACATACAAACcgcaacaatg AGCAGTATGAAGTAGTGGGACCTGCAGATGCTGTTCTTGCTGTAGCTGGTGAAGATGTGATTTTGCCCTGTTCAGTCAAACCCAACATCAGTGTTGTGGACATGAGAGTGGAGTGGTTTAGACTTAATTCGGAAGGCTCACAAGTGCATCTTTATGATAATCAtgaagacagaaacacagaTCAGAGTCAGTCCTACAGAGGCAGAACAAAACTGAATCATCAAGAACTACAGAGAGGAAACACATCACTCAAACTCTCATCAGTCCGAGTCTCTGATGAAGGACTTTATAAGTGTTTTATTCAGTCCAAATCCTGGTATGATGATGCCACTGTTAATGTCAGAGTTGAAG CTGTAGGACGTCCTCCAGTGATCACTGTAGATGGGTTTGATCATTCAGGAGGACTTCATCTACAGTGTGAATCTGAAGGTTGGAATCCTGAACCTGATCTTGAGTGGCTGAACAGTGAAGGAATCAGTTTGAGTTCAGAAACTACAGAGATGCAAAGAAAAATAGATGGATTCAGTGTGAAACACACCATCACTGTACATGAGAGAGACAGCAAGATTCACTGCAGATTCAAACTGAAGCATCACATGCGGGAGACACTGATGATCACAACAA GTAATATGTTTAATTCTTGGAGGACATCAGTCATCctgatttcagtttttgttgtgCTCAGTGTGATTGCTGGAATACTGATAGCTGTGTTTGCTCATAAAAATGAAG AACACATTCAGTTACAGAGAGAACACAGTCAACTACAGAATGAACACAGTCGACTACAGGATGAGAAGAGGAGAATACAACATg AACGTGATCAACTTTTGAAGACAATTCTACCTATAG Ctctcatatatttaaaaacagacaagg TGAATGTGATTCTGGATGCTGATACGGCTCATCCACAACTCATCGTGTCTGATGATGGGAAACAAGTGAGATCTGGAAACACACAAAAGAAAGTGGATGGAGGAAAAGACAGATTTACTGAATATCTTGGTGTTGTTGGGAAGGATGGATTCTCCTCAGGGTGTTTCTACTTTGAGGTGCAGGTGAAGGAACAAACTAAGTGGGATTTAGGAGTGACCAGAGAATCTGTTAACAGGAAGGGTTTGATCAGTCTGAGTCCTGACAATGGATACTGGACTGTGGGACTGAGAAATGGGAAGTATTCAGCTTGTGATTCTTCTgttgtctctctttctctgagtGTGGATCCTCAGAGGGTTGGTGTGTTTGTGAATTATGAGAAGGGTCTCGTCTGCTTTTATGATGTGGAGTCCATGTCTCATATCTACACTTACACTGATCAGTGTTTTAATGAGAAACTCTATCCATTTGTTAGTTTGGGGTATATGGCATATTGGTGGAATGTAAACTCCACACCACTGATCATCTGTGATGATTACTAA